A portion of the Bacteroidales bacterium genome contains these proteins:
- a CDS encoding rhomboid family intramembrane serine protease, with product MTIFIVAATVLISLVAFSNQSVMDKLLFSPYRTIHNKEWHRLLTHGFVHADYVHLFINMYVLYSFGSAVESIFKSLQYSSIIQSWILHFSVLYFGGIVIASLTTLKKHKDNIYYHSVGASGAVSAIVFTFIFFAPLSKLLFMFIVPIPAVVFGILYLAYTHYMSKKGGDYINHDAHFVGSVFGFIYPLLINPKLITVFLDAFGIHFN from the coding sequence ATGACAATTTTCATCGTAGCAGCAACAGTCCTAATCTCCTTGGTCGCATTTTCGAATCAATCAGTGATGGACAAATTGCTTTTTAGTCCATATCGTACAATTCACAATAAAGAGTGGCACAGATTGTTAACACATGGTTTTGTTCATGCCGATTATGTACACCTATTCATAAATATGTACGTATTGTATTCGTTTGGATCAGCCGTTGAATCGATATTTAAAAGCCTACAGTATTCAAGCATAATTCAGAGTTGGATATTACATTTCTCGGTACTATATTTTGGAGGAATAGTTATAGCCTCACTTACAACTTTAAAAAAACATAAGGATAACATTTATTATCATAGTGTTGGAGCATCAGGAGCAGTGTCAGCAATAGTGTTCACATTTATCTTCTTTGCCCCATTAAGCAAACTCCTTTTTATGTTTATTGTTCCAATTCCAGCAGTTGTTTTTGGAATATTATATCTTGCTTACACACATTATATGAGTAAAAAAGGAGGAGATTATATCAACCACGATGCTCACTTTGTAGGATCTGTTTTCGGATTTATTTATCCGCTACTTATAAATCCAAAATTAATAACAGTCTTTTTAGACGCATTTGGCATACACTTTAATTAA
- a CDS encoding 4-amino-4-deoxychorismate lyase codes for MVTKRYIWINGNIISSDTPVISSNNRSFLYGDGLFETIHAFGTQGRNLNLHLSRLKRGMGILNIETPIFLDESMLSKEITRLLNKNRIFGSARVRLTVYRNDGGKFIPLNDSAGIVIEAEPLELKMYELNSKGYTIEIYQDIKKPINVLSSIKSCNSLYYILAGIYQKNNNVNDCLLLNEHGRIAEAISSNVFIVKGDNIYTPASSEGCIPGIMREVIIKVTPTLGMKVNNQVAIPVQELFECDEVFLTNAITGIRWVVAFRQQRYFNKLSKLLMEAINRYTFKDQFDIGSSG; via the coding sequence ATGGTTACAAAAAGATATATATGGATTAATGGAAATATAATTAGTAGCGATACTCCTGTCATTTCATCAAATAATCGCTCTTTTCTGTATGGCGATGGTCTTTTTGAAACAATCCATGCATTTGGTACCCAAGGAAGAAACTTAAATCTTCACCTTTCAAGGCTAAAAAGGGGAATGGGAATTCTTAATATTGAAACTCCTATTTTCCTTGATGAATCAATGCTTTCAAAGGAAATCACCCGTCTACTCAACAAGAACAGAATATTTGGAAGCGCAAGGGTAAGGTTGACGGTTTACAGAAACGATGGAGGGAAATTTATACCATTAAATGATAGTGCGGGAATAGTAATTGAGGCAGAGCCTCTAGAACTAAAAATGTACGAATTAAATAGTAAGGGTTATACTATTGAAATATATCAGGATATTAAAAAGCCCATTAATGTTTTATCTTCAATTAAAAGTTGTAATTCTCTCTACTATATTCTTGCTGGAATTTATCAAAAAAATAACAATGTTAACGATTGCCTTCTGCTTAACGAACATGGTAGAATTGCAGAAGCAATTTCCTCGAATGTGTTTATAGTAAAGGGTGATAACATATACACACCTGCTAGTTCAGAGGGCTGCATCCCTGGCATAATGCGTGAAGTAATAATCAAGGTGACTCCAACGCTTGGGATGAAGGTTAATAATCAGGTTGCAATTCCCGTTCAGGAACTTTTTGAATGCGATGAAGTATTTTTAACCAATGCGATAACAGGAATTAGATGGGTAGTGGCTTTTCGCCAACAGCGATATTTTAATAAATTAAGTAAGTTGCTAATGGAGGCTATTAATCGATATACATTCAAGGATCAATTTGACATTGGATCTTCAGGGTAA
- a CDS encoding YqgE/AlgH family protein, which translates to MPNELKFDFFRINFDKLAPSQGRVLIAEPSLIDLNFKRSVVLLVEHNENGTIGFVLNRLLNYTLFELMPGFPSFDAKISLGGPVSPKSVHFIHTLGDIVPGTNHIVDNLFWGGDFEYIKSLIIAKKIASSQILFFVGYSGWTKEQLEREILEGSWVVTNLDPIQIISGAEDLWLSTVQQLGNKFRVWTLYPEDPMSN; encoded by the coding sequence ATGCCAAATGAATTAAAATTTGATTTTTTCAGAATCAATTTTGATAAATTGGCCCCATCACAGGGTCGAGTTCTTATTGCTGAACCTAGTCTAATTGACTTAAATTTTAAGAGATCTGTTGTTCTACTGGTTGAGCATAATGAGAATGGTACAATTGGATTTGTCCTAAACAGATTGCTAAATTATACATTGTTCGAATTGATGCCTGGCTTTCCTAGTTTTGACGCAAAGATTTCTTTAGGAGGTCCTGTTAGCCCTAAATCTGTTCACTTTATTCATACTTTGGGCGATATTGTTCCTGGAACAAATCATATTGTCGATAATTTATTTTGGGGTGGTGATTTTGAATACATCAAGTCTCTAATAATTGCTAAAAAGATTGCTTCAAGCCAAATTCTTTTCTTCGTAGGATATTCTGGATGGACTAAAGAGCAGTTGGAACGCGAAATATTAGAGGGATCTTGGGTTGTTACTAATCTTGATCCAATTCAAATAATATCAGGTGCTGAGGATTTGTGGTTAAGTACTGTTCAGCAACTTGGCAATAAATTTAGAGTTTGGACGCTTTACCCTGAAGATCCAATGTCAAATTGA
- a CDS encoding AMP nucleosidase → MKTKEEITANWLTRYTGQELKDFGTHILLTNFRGYLEYFAKFCNVEIVNPLANMPCATANGITMIDFGMGSPNAATIMDLLSAVSPKAVLFLGKCGGLKKKNEVGDFVLPIAAIRHEGTSNDYMPPEIPALPAFNLQRVISSTIRNHNRDYWSGTVLTANRRVWEYDEEFKEYLRKTRAMAIDMETATIFVVGFYNEIPSGALLLVTDQPMISEGVKTAESDKKVTSLFVEEQIQIGIESLTRLINDSESVKHLRF, encoded by the coding sequence ATGAAGACGAAAGAAGAAATTACTGCAAACTGGCTAACCCGATATACCGGGCAAGAACTCAAGGATTTTGGCACTCATATCCTTTTAACCAATTTTAGGGGATATCTGGAATATTTTGCAAAGTTTTGTAATGTTGAAATTGTTAATCCACTTGCAAATATGCCTTGTGCAACAGCAAATGGAATTACAATGATTGATTTTGGAATGGGCAGTCCTAATGCTGCCACAATCATGGATTTACTAAGCGCAGTATCGCCCAAAGCGGTTCTTTTTCTGGGCAAGTGCGGGGGATTAAAAAAGAAAAATGAAGTGGGAGATTTTGTACTGCCAATAGCGGCCATTCGCCACGAAGGAACATCTAACGATTATATGCCCCCTGAAATCCCAGCACTACCAGCGTTTAACCTACAACGTGTAATTTCTTCAACAATTAGAAATCACAATAGAGATTACTGGTCTGGAACGGTACTAACTGCAAATCGTAGAGTTTGGGAGTATGATGAGGAGTTTAAAGAGTATCTTCGAAAAACTCGGGCAATGGCAATTGATATGGAAACTGCAACTATTTTTGTAGTTGGATTCTATAACGAAATCCCTTCTGGAGCTCTTTTACTTGTTACTGATCAACCTATGATTTCGGAGGGTGTTAAAACAGCCGAAAGCGATAAAAAAGTAACAAGTTTATTTGTTGAAGAACAGATACAAATTGGAATTGAATCATTAACAAGACTTATTAATGATAGTGAATCGGTAAAACACCTTCGTTTCTAA
- the holA gene encoding DNA polymerase III subunit delta encodes MAKKKSSIETYAEIINELKKKIYKPVYFLTGDESYFIDKIADYISEFVLEESEKAFNQSILYGKDVDAPAVINAARRFPMMSNYQVIIVKEAQNIRKLEDLEIYLKAPQKSTILVICHKLKQGDAKGKSEKTRKVMALADKIGVLFESKKLYDYQISGWITQYLAEKGITIPPVPANLLNEYLGTDLSKIANELDKLIITLPPDVKKITVEHIERNIGLSKDFNRFELTKSLGERNILKVNRIADYFSKNPANNPLTLSLSSIHQYFLKIFKYHFLKDKSNGNVSIELGVNIFFVDEYKNAAKIYNPRKCVEIFSILRDYDLRAKGLNNDSTDDGELLREAVFKIMH; translated from the coding sequence ATGGCAAAAAAGAAATCATCAATAGAGACCTACGCTGAAATAATTAACGAGCTAAAGAAAAAGATTTATAAACCTGTGTATTTTTTAACAGGTGATGAATCTTACTTTATTGATAAAATTGCTGATTATATATCCGAATTCGTATTGGAGGAATCCGAAAAAGCATTCAACCAGTCAATTCTCTACGGGAAGGATGTTGATGCGCCTGCTGTAATCAACGCTGCCCGTAGATTTCCAATGATGTCTAATTATCAAGTAATTATTGTTAAAGAAGCACAGAATATTCGTAAACTCGAAGATCTGGAAATATATCTTAAAGCACCCCAAAAATCAACTATTCTAGTTATATGTCATAAACTAAAACAAGGAGACGCTAAGGGAAAATCTGAAAAAACTCGTAAGGTAATGGCTCTTGCCGACAAGATTGGTGTTCTTTTCGAGTCAAAAAAACTTTATGATTATCAAATATCCGGGTGGATTACCCAGTACTTAGCCGAAAAAGGAATCACCATTCCTCCTGTTCCTGCAAATCTCCTAAACGAATACCTTGGCACCGATTTAAGTAAAATTGCCAATGAGCTTGACAAACTAATTATCACTTTACCGCCAGATGTTAAAAAGATTACAGTTGAGCATATTGAAAGAAATATAGGCCTTAGTAAGGACTTCAACCGATTTGAACTCACCAAGTCTCTTGGCGAACGCAATATCTTGAAAGTAAATCGGATTGCCGACTACTTTTCTAAAAATCCTGCAAATAACCCTTTAACACTCTCGTTATCTTCAATTCATCAGTATTTCTTAAAAATTTTCAAATACCATTTTCTAAAAGACAAATCCAATGGTAATGTCTCTATTGAGTTAGGGGTTAACATTTTTTTTGTTGATGAGTACAAGAATGCTGCAAAAATTTACAATCCACGCAAGTGCGTTGAAATTTTTTCCATTCTTCGTGATTATGACTTAAGGGCAAAAGGATTAAATAACGATAGTACTGATGATGGAGAGCTTCTAAGAGAGGCTGTTTTTAAAATAATGCATTAA
- a CDS encoding NUDIX domain-containing protein: MVEVKLHITGKDFGQYLFVVIAAKYKGKWVWVKHRDRDTWEIPGGHIEKGESADNAASRELIEETGAVTFTIKTICDYSVKKNGKEGVSRLYLACIDEIGPLPESEICCVDFFDNIPNNITYPDIQPILFNEVISKESIA, encoded by the coding sequence ATGGTTGAAGTTAAGTTACATATAACAGGTAAGGATTTTGGTCAATATCTTTTTGTGGTAATTGCTGCAAAATACAAAGGTAAATGGGTATGGGTAAAGCATCGTGATAGAGATACTTGGGAAATCCCAGGTGGTCATATTGAAAAGGGTGAATCCGCAGATAATGCAGCTAGCAGAGAACTAATTGAAGAAACAGGAGCTGTTACTTTTACAATAAAAACCATTTGTGATTATTCAGTTAAAAAAAATGGTAAGGAGGGCGTTAGTAGGCTTTACCTTGCTTGTATTGATGAGATAGGCCCATTGCCAGAAAGCGAAATTTGCTGTGTCGATTTTTTTGATAACATCCCCAACAACATAACTTATCCTGATATTCAGCCAATTCTTTTTAATGAAGTTATTAGCAAAGAATCAATTGCTTGA
- a CDS encoding PorP/SprF family type IX secretion system membrane protein, giving the protein MKRFIIFFIYILLGLSARPQDPNFTQFYSCPLFLGPSFAGGIAGHRTVVNYRNQWIGIKDAYQTASLSWDHNFINFHSGLGLSIIRDQAGSGKLGNTRGGILYSYDLTPLPEWHLRPGLGFYLVQTSIDFSSLIFGDQLTSDDSSIPTTISPPNKRSIYDIDVASSLLIYSDNVWIGTTWDHMLQPTTSFYNDQSRLPFKFSVYGGIRRVIRGFILSKIEESITGAFYYRKQGDFQQLDLGLYWFSEPISFGVWYRGLPISKTYKKFDAIAFMVGYKFEQVSFAYSYDFTVSKLGFNSGGSHEISFIYEFKVSTKRRWKPIPCPTF; this is encoded by the coding sequence GTGAAAAGATTTATAATTTTCTTTATATATATATTACTTGGCCTTTCTGCGAGACCGCAAGATCCAAACTTCACTCAATTTTATTCTTGTCCTTTGTTTCTTGGCCCTTCATTTGCTGGAGGTATAGCAGGTCATAGGACAGTTGTAAACTACCGAAACCAGTGGATTGGGATTAAGGATGCATACCAAACAGCAAGTTTATCGTGGGATCATAATTTTATTAATTTTCATAGCGGTCTCGGCCTTTCTATTATTCGCGATCAGGCAGGATCTGGCAAATTGGGCAATACTAGAGGGGGTATTCTTTACTCTTACGATTTAACCCCCTTGCCAGAATGGCACCTTAGACCTGGATTAGGCTTTTATTTGGTTCAAACCTCCATTGATTTTTCAAGCCTTATTTTTGGAGATCAACTAACATCTGACGATAGTAGTATACCAACGACTATATCACCACCCAACAAACGTTCTATTTATGACATTGATGTTGCATCATCATTGCTTATTTACTCCGATAATGTATGGATTGGTACAACTTGGGATCATATGTTACAACCAACAACTTCCTTTTATAACGATCAATCACGTTTACCTTTTAAGTTTTCAGTTTATGGAGGAATTAGAAGAGTAATAAGAGGATTTATTTTAAGCAAAATTGAAGAAAGTATTACTGGAGCGTTTTACTATCGAAAACAGGGTGATTTTCAGCAACTAGATCTTGGCTTGTATTGGTTTAGTGAGCCAATTAGTTTCGGGGTTTGGTATAGGGGTTTACCAATTTCAAAAACCTATAAAAAATTTGATGCAATAGCTTTTATGGTTGGTTATAAATTCGAGCAGGTGAGTTTTGCGTACAGCTATGATTTCACTGTTTCTAAATTAGGATTTAACTCAGGAGGTTCTCATGAAATCTCCTTTATATATGAATTCAAAGTAAGTACCAAAAGGAGATGGAAGCCAATTCCTTGTCCAACTTTTTAG
- a CDS encoding type I restriction enzyme HsdR N-terminal domain-containing protein: MVKLNLPEYPTKTRTVDGQLQIFDEIRKKYIALIPEEWVRQHFINYLVSDRKFPKGLIIVEHPLEINNVKHRADIVVFNSQGKPLVVVECKAPEVQINQNVIQQISRYNILLKAPILIITNGLVHFCVKIDFEKKLTINLDSIPYYQDIAD; the protein is encoded by the coding sequence ATGGTGAAGTTAAATTTGCCTGAATATCCAACGAAAACGAGAACCGTTGATGGACAATTACAGATTTTCGATGAAATCCGGAAAAAATATATTGCATTAATCCCGGAGGAGTGGGTTCGTCAACATTTTATTAACTACCTTGTTTCCGACAGGAAATTTCCAAAAGGATTAATAATAGTTGAACATCCTTTGGAAATAAATAATGTTAAGCATAGAGCCGATATTGTTGTATTCAACTCTCAGGGAAAACCACTTGTAGTGGTTGAGTGTAAAGCCCCTGAAGTTCAAATAAACCAAAACGTAATTCAACAAATTTCAAGGTATAACATTTTGCTAAAAGCGCCAATACTGATTATTACTAATGGGTTAGTACATTTTTGTGTTAAAATAGATTTTGAAAAAAAACTTACTATTAATCTCGATTCAATTCCCTACTATCAGGATATAGCAGATTGA
- a CDS encoding transketolase, translated as MATNTKKQVSNLNKNEIIDDYRLAVLSREISILGRKEVLTGRAKFGIFGDGKELAQIALAKTFRDGDWRSGYYRDQTFMMAAGLFSAEEFFAQLYGQTDISLNPGNAGRVFNNHFSTRSLKPDGTWKDLSSMKNSSPDMSPTAGQMPRLLGLALASKLFRNNADLKGFTKFSKNGNEVAFGTIGDASTSEGHFFETLNAAGVLQVPMALSIWDDGYGISVSRDYQTTKNNISELVRGFEKKEGDKTGILIYRAKGWNYTELIKVFKEGVDRCRNEQVPVLFHITEVTQPQGHSTSGSHERYKSEERLKWEVEFDCNRRFREWIINEGVASSTELDLVEQEALKITKEAKNQAWLKFTEPIRKERDELIKIIDNRSCICKREHIDKVGIITEDLKKIAYPIRKDNMSSAKKILRHVCTDCTMRDKLQEDLSIWLKRNNEDGLERYSSHLYCETSRASINVKEVKPVFSDNSPIVNGREVLRDNWDSLFGKNPLLVAFGEDLGKIGGVNQSYEGLQAKYGENRITDTGIRETTILGQGIGLALRGFRPVAEIQYFDYLLYALQTMSDDLATVRWRTKGGQMAPLIVSTRGHRLEGVWHSGSPLSMVINSIRGMHICVPRNMTQAAGFYNTLLEGDDPALVIEPLNGYRLKEKRPDNLGEYRIPLGVPEILKEGKDITLVTYGSCVRIAQEAVEQLAEFGISVELVDVQTLLPFDLPNVILQSIKKTSRVVFFDEDVPGGATAYMMQKVLEERGGFFFLDSTPKTITGQQHRPAYTTDGDYFSNPNAEDVFEGIYSIMNDANPKKYQKLY; from the coding sequence ATGGCAACAAATACTAAAAAACAAGTTAGTAATTTGAATAAAAACGAAATAATTGACGATTATAGATTGGCTGTCCTAAGTCGTGAGATTAGCATATTAGGTCGTAAAGAGGTTTTAACAGGAAGAGCAAAATTTGGAATTTTTGGAGATGGAAAAGAGTTAGCTCAAATTGCTTTGGCAAAAACATTTCGTGATGGCGACTGGCGTTCAGGATATTATAGAGATCAAACCTTTATGATGGCCGCGGGTTTATTTAGTGCAGAGGAGTTTTTTGCTCAACTTTATGGTCAAACAGATATATCTCTAAATCCTGGTAATGCAGGGAGAGTTTTCAACAATCATTTTTCGACAAGAAGTCTTAAACCTGATGGAACATGGAAAGATTTGTCCTCCATGAAAAATAGTTCCCCTGATATGTCTCCAACGGCAGGGCAAATGCCTCGATTATTGGGCTTAGCGTTGGCTTCAAAACTGTTTAGAAATAATGCTGACTTAAAAGGATTTACAAAATTTAGTAAGAATGGTAATGAGGTAGCTTTCGGGACTATTGGTGATGCTAGTACCTCCGAAGGGCACTTTTTTGAGACATTGAACGCTGCAGGTGTTTTACAAGTTCCAATGGCTCTTTCAATATGGGATGATGGCTATGGTATCTCGGTTTCTCGTGACTATCAAACTACAAAGAATAATATTTCAGAGTTAGTTCGTGGGTTTGAAAAAAAAGAAGGGGATAAAACTGGAATATTAATATATAGAGCAAAAGGATGGAATTACACGGAACTAATAAAGGTTTTTAAAGAGGGTGTTGATAGATGTAGGAATGAACAAGTTCCAGTGCTATTTCATATTACAGAGGTAACACAACCTCAAGGACACTCCACATCAGGATCGCATGAACGCTATAAATCAGAAGAGCGATTAAAATGGGAGGTTGAGTTTGATTGCAACAGAAGATTTCGTGAATGGATAATTAATGAAGGGGTTGCATCCTCTACAGAACTTGATTTGGTTGAACAAGAGGCTTTGAAGATAACAAAGGAGGCTAAGAATCAAGCATGGTTGAAATTTACTGAACCAATCAGAAAAGAGCGTGATGAGTTGATAAAGATAATCGATAATCGTTCTTGTATTTGCAAGCGTGAGCATATTGATAAGGTAGGAATAATTACCGAAGATCTTAAGAAAATTGCTTATCCAATTCGTAAGGATAATATGAGTTCGGCTAAAAAGATACTTCGACATGTTTGTACTGATTGTACAATGCGTGATAAATTGCAAGAAGATTTATCTATTTGGCTTAAACGTAATAATGAGGATGGGTTAGAAAGATATAGTTCTCATCTATACTGCGAAACGAGCAGGGCTTCAATTAATGTTAAGGAAGTTAAACCAGTATTCTCGGATAATTCGCCAATAGTAAACGGTCGAGAGGTGTTACGTGATAATTGGGATTCACTTTTTGGTAAAAACCCCTTACTCGTTGCTTTTGGTGAAGATTTAGGGAAAATAGGTGGTGTAAATCAATCCTATGAAGGATTACAGGCTAAGTATGGTGAGAATAGAATAACTGATACAGGAATTAGAGAAACAACAATTCTTGGACAAGGCATAGGCCTTGCTCTTCGAGGATTTCGACCTGTAGCGGAAATACAGTATTTTGATTACCTTTTATATGCCCTTCAAACCATGAGCGATGATCTTGCAACGGTTAGATGGAGAACCAAAGGAGGTCAAATGGCACCACTTATTGTAAGCACTCGGGGACATAGACTTGAGGGCGTTTGGCACTCAGGTTCACCCCTAAGCATGGTAATAAATTCAATTAGAGGAATGCATATTTGCGTTCCTCGTAATATGACTCAGGCTGCTGGCTTTTACAATACACTCCTTGAAGGGGACGATCCTGCATTAGTTATTGAGCCTTTGAATGGTTATAGGTTAAAAGAGAAACGTCCAGACAATCTCGGTGAATATAGGATTCCACTTGGAGTTCCTGAAATTTTAAAAGAAGGAAAAGATATAACCCTCGTTACCTATGGCAGTTGTGTTCGAATTGCTCAGGAGGCTGTTGAGCAACTGGCTGAGTTTGGGATATCGGTTGAACTAGTAGATGTACAAACTCTTCTGCCATTTGATTTGCCGAATGTGATTCTTCAATCTATTAAAAAAACTAGTCGTGTTGTCTTTTTCGATGAGGATGTTCCTGGTGGTGCAACAGCCTATATGATGCAGAAAGTACTTGAGGAAAGGGGAGGGTTCTTTTTCCTCGATTCAACCCCTAAAACAATTACAGGGCAGCAGCATAGACCCGCTTATACAACAGATGGAGATTACTTTTCAAATCCTAATGCAGAGGATGTTTTCGAGGGAATATATAGCATAATGAATGATGCTAATCCCAAAAAGTACCAAAAACTCTATTAG